Proteins from one Setaria italica strain Yugu1 chromosome V, Setaria_italica_v2.0, whole genome shotgun sequence genomic window:
- the LOC101779082 gene encoding LOW QUALITY PROTEIN: 2-hydroxyacyl-CoA lyase (The sequence of the model RefSeq protein was modified relative to this genomic sequence to represent the inferred CDS: deleted 2 bases in 1 codon): MAAATVDGSALAGRALAAAGARHMFGVVGIPVTSLASRAAAAGVRFLAFRNEQSAGYAAAAYGFLTGTPGLLLTVSGPGCVHGSLGVSHATANAWPLLMVSGSCDQADAGRGDFQELDQIAATKPFAKFAVKATTIADIPRLVFQALAAATSGRPGGCYLDIPSDVLHQTIPESEAADLIASAAAESAASNPSPPKQKSLDEGIEKAADLLRRAERPLVVIGKGAAYARAEEAIQKLVDTTGIPFLPTPMGKGVVPDSHPLSATAARSLAIGQCDVALVVGARLNWLLHFGEPPKWSKDVKFILVDVCEEEIELRKPHVGIVGDAKRVVELINREIKDNPFCLARSHPWVEAITKKAKDNVLKMEAQLAKDVVPFNFMTPLRIIRDAILAEGSPAPVVVSEGANTMDVGRAVLVQNEPRTRLDAGTWGTMGVGLGYCIAAAVAEPERLVVAVEGDSGFGFSAMEVETLVRYQLPVVVIVFNNNGVYGGDRRGPDEITGPYKDDPAPTSFVPAAGYDKMMEAFGGKGYLVKTPDELKSALSESFRARKPAVINCIIDPYAGAESGRMQHKN, from the exons ATGGCCGCGGCGACCGTCGACGGCAGCGCGCTCGCGGGCCGGGCgctggcggccgccggcgcgcgccacATGTTCGGCGTGGTGGGCATCCCCGTCACCtccctcgcctcccgcgccgccgccgcgggggtcCGCTTCCTCGCCTTCCGCAACGAGCAGTCCGCGggctacgccgccgccgcctacggcTTCCTCACCGGCACCCCGGGCCTCCTCCTCACCGTCTCCGGCCCAGGGTGCGTCCACGGG TCGCTGGGCgtctcccacgccaccgccAACGCCTGGCCGCTCCTCATGGTCTCCGGTTCCTGCGACCAGGCCGACGCCGGCAGGGGCGACTTCCAGGAGCTCGACCAGATCGCCGCCACCAAGCCCTTCGCCAAGTTCGCCGTCAAGGCCACCACCATCGCCGACATCCCGCGCCTCGTATTCCaggccctcgccgccgcaacCTCCGGCCGCCCTGGCGGCTGCTACCTCGACATCCCCTCCGACGTCCTCCACCAAACCATCCCTGAATCCGAGGCCGCGGATCTcatagcctccgccgccgccgagtcaGCCGCGTCCAATCCTTCCCCGCCCAAGCAAAAGTCCCTGGATGAGGGCATCGAGAAAGCTGCCGACCTGCTCCGCCGTGCGGAGCGGCCTCTTGTCGTGATTGGGAAGGGCGCGGCGTACGCGCGCGCGGAGGAAGCCATCCAGAAGCTGGTGGACACCACGGGCATCCCCTTCCTCCCGACGCCCATGGGGAAGGGGGTCGTGCCTGACTCGCATCCGCTCtccgccacggcggcgcgctCGCTCGCCATCGGCCAGTGCGATGTGGCTCTGGTCGTCGGTGCCAGGCTGAATTGGTTGCTTCACTTTGGCGAGCCGCCCAAGTGGTCCAAGGATGTCAAGTTCATACTCGTGGACGTCTGTGAGGAGGAGATTGAGCTCCGGAAGCCACATGTGGGGATTGTTGGGGATGCCAAGAGGGTAGTTGAGCTGATCAATAGGGAGATCAAAGACAATCCATTCTGCTTGGCAAGGTCGCACCCGTGGGTTGAAGCCATCACCAAGAAGGCCAAGGACAATGTTCTTAAGATGGAGGCACAGCTAGCGAAGGATGTTGTGCCGTTCAATTTCATGACACCACTGCGGATAATCAGGGATGCGATCCTTGCCGAGGGGAGCCCTGCTCCGGTGGTGGTCTCGGAAGGGGCAAACACCATGGATGTTGGCAGGGCGGTGCTTGTGCAGAATGAACCAAGGACAAGGCTGGATGCAGGGACATGGGGGACGATGGGGGTCGGATTGGGGTATTGTATTGCAGCTGCAGTAGCCGAACCCGAACGACTTGTGGTTGCTGTGGAGGGTGACTCCGGATTCGGATTCAGTGCAATGGAGGTTGAG ACGTTGGTGAGGTACCAGCTGCCTGTTGTCGTAATTGTTTTCAACAACAACGGCGTCTACGGCGGTGACCGGAGGGGCCCTGATGAGATAACTGGACCCTACAAAGATGACCCTGCCCCAACTTCTTTTGTCCCAGCAGCAGGCTACGATAAAATGATGGAAGCGTTTGGAGGAAAAGGCTATCTTGTGAAAACACCAGACGAGCTTAAATCTGCCCTTTCGGAATCGTTCCGCGCCAGGAAACCAGCAGTCATCAATTGTATCATTGATCCTTACGCCGGCGCAGAGAGCGGCCGGATGCAGCACAAGAACTGA